One window from the genome of Leptospiraceae bacterium encodes:
- a CDS encoding restriction endonuclease subunit S produces the protein IAIIGDTIGKANRIYQDLAGGFCSNNTARLRIKLKDKVLPEYAEILFQSLPIQKQIEKKKAPTGQPKISDNEIKTIMIPILPYPIQQQIAELVQKSHQARKKAKELLEVAKKAVEIAIEKNEEEALNFISLSQDTDRQF, from the coding sequence AATTGCTATAATAGGAGATACAATTGGAAAAGCAAATAGAATATATCAAGATTTAGCTGGTGGTTTTTGTTCTAACAATACAGCAAGGTTAAGAATTAAATTAAAAGATAAAGTTTTACCCGAATATGCAGAAATTTTGTTTCAATCACTGCCCATTCAAAAACAAATTGAAAAAAAGAAAGCTCCAACTGGCCAGCCTAAAATATCAGATAATGAAATAAAAACAATTATGATCCCTATTCTGCCATATCCAATACAACAACAAATCGCAGAGCTTGTTCAAAAATCTCACCAAGCAAGAAAGAAAGCCAAAGAACTTTTAGAAGTGGCTAAAAAAGCGGTTGAAATTGCAATAGAAAAAAACGAAGAAGAGGCATTAAATTTTATCTCATTATCC